The following are encoded in a window of Salvelinus sp. IW2-2015 unplaced genomic scaffold, ASM291031v2 Un_scaffold16416, whole genome shotgun sequence genomic DNA:
- the LOC112080665 gene encoding dolichyldiphosphatase 1, whose protein sequence is MQLIFSRFKTVLHGPRAGLIEPPLWTITPPLYSSTGLFEYCEWLKGLCFVLVRRTLVLRFDSLIHIARCPGKMASEEHCSVPPRWRSISLTHVEFPAGDLMGQLLAYTSLLPIVILVGFVTLIVFKRELHTISFFGGLVLNEGVNWLLKHILREPRPCEGAHATLTTEYGMPSSHSQFIWFFVVYFFLFLYLRMHQTNNARCVELLWRHILSITLLGVAFSVSYSRVYLLYHTWSQVFYGGVTGSSIGVVWFFFTQEVLTPLFPKMAAWPISEFFLVRDTSLIPNILWFEYTVTRSEARNRQRKLGTKLQ, encoded by the exons ATGCAATTAATTTTCAGCAGATTCAAAACAGTACTACACGGGCCCCGGGCGGGATTAATCGAACCCCCTCTTTGGACGATAACTCCTCCTTTATATTCCAGTACAGGTTTGTTCGAGTATTGTGAATGGTTGAAGGGATTGTGTTTCGTATTGGTTAGACGGACTTTGGTATTACGTTTTGATTCGTTGATCCACATTGCCCGGTGTCCGGGTAAAATGGCGTCGGAAGAACACTGCTCGGTACCACCTCGATGGCGGTCGATATCTCTAACCCACGTAGAGTTCCCTGCTG gTGATCTGATGGGACAATTGTTGGCCTACACCAGCCTGCTACCCATAGTGATCCTTGTGGGATTTGTCACCCTCATAGTGTTCAAGCGTGAACTGCACACG ATCTCCTTCTTCGGTGGGCTCGTACTGAACGAAGGGGTGAACTGGCTGCTGAAGCATATTTTAAGGGAGCCCCGCCCATGTGAAG GAGCTCACGCAACCCTGACCACTGAGTATGGGATGCCCTCCAGTCATTCCCAGTTCATCTGGTTTTTTGTTGTttacttctttctttttctttatttaaG AATGCATCAAACGAACAACGCTCGCTGTGTGGAGCTGCTGTGGAGACATATACTGTCCATCACCTTGTTAGGTGTGGCCttctctgtgtcatacagcag GGTTTACCTGTTGTACCACACCTGGAGTCAGGTATTCTACGGGGGAGTGACCGGTAGCAGCATTGGAGTAGTCTGGTTCTTCTTCACACAGGAGGTGCTGACACCGCTATTCCCCAAGATGGCAGCATG GCCGATATCAGAGTTTTTTCTGGTGAGGGACACAAGCCTGATCCCCAACATCCTGTGGTTTGAGTACACGGTGACCAGATCAGAGGCAAG AAACCGACAACGGAAGCTTGGAACAAAACTTCAGTGA